TAGAACACGGTCCACGACGGCGGGCCCGCCGCGATCTCGGCCATGGTCTCGGCCAGGCTGGTGAACGGCGGCCCCTCCGGCGGGTCGATCCCGGCCGTCGCGCAGGCGTCGCGGATCAGGTCGTGGAACGGCGGATTGTCCGCGCGCGGAGCCAGCCGCACGGGCAGGTCGGCGAGATCTTCCAAGGACAGCAAGGATTTCGCGGCCAGCGGGTGCGCGGCGGGCAACGCCACGAGCAGCGGATCGTGCCAGACCGGCAGCAACTCCAACCGGCGGGCCGCGGGCAGCGCGCGGACCAGCGCGGCGTCCAGCTCACCGGACCGGACCGCGGCGAGCCGCTCGGCGGGCGCGAGGCGCTTGAGCCGGACGCGCAGTTCCGGCGCGAGGTCGGCGAGTTCACCGAGCACGCGGTAGATCCGGTCACCGGGCCCGTGCACGGTGCCCAGCCGCACCACCCCGCCGTCGGCCACCTCGGCGGCCACCGAGCGGACCCTATCCGCCGCCGACAACACCGCCAGCGCCTCGGGCAGCAGGCGTTCCCCGCCCTCGGTGAGCCGCCGCGCCGACCGGTCGAACAACCGCACCCCGAGTTCGCGCTCCAGCCGCCCGATCTGCTGGCTCACCGCCGACTGGACGATGTGCAGCCGCTCGGCGGCCCGGCCGAACCCGCCCGCTTCGGCGACGGTCACGAAGTACCGCAGCTGCCGCAACTCCATCGCCCGCCCCATCTCGATCAGTGATCCCCGCGATCTCCAACCGCCGCTGGTCCGCGGTTTCTTCCCGATGTCGACTGGAGCCATGACCAAGCACATCATCCACGCCGCCACCGCCGAACTCGTCACCACGCCCGGCGGCGCGTTCCACCTGCTCGCCGACGCCGCCCACACCGGCGGCGCGCTCGGCGCCAACCGCCTCGTGCTCGGCGTGGGAGCCGCCGGAGCCAAAACGCACTACCACGCGAAATCCACCGAGCTGTTCTACGTGCTCGACGGTGTGGCGGAGTTCGTGCTCGGCGACGAGCACGCCACGGTTTCCGGCGGCGACCTGGTGATCGTGCCGCCCGGCCTGCCGCACGCGTTCGGCGCCGCCCCGGGACACCCGGCCGACCTGCTCGTCGTGCTCACTCCCGGTGTCGACCGGTTCGGGTACTTCCGGCACTTGGGCCGGATCCAGCGCGGTGAAGCCGAATTCACCGAGCTGCACGCCGAGGACTACGACGTGCACTTCGTCCTGGATCAGCGGTCGTAGTAGGTGGTCGGCGGCGGCTGGTTCCACTGCCGGGTCGGTGCCTGCGGATCGGTGGCGCGCTTGCGGCGGTGCAGCGTGCGCGCGTTCACCGCCATGTTGTGCACGATCACACCGATCACCAGCCCGAGCACCAGGTTGATCAACGCGGTGGCCACCTTGGCGCCAAGGTCGACGGTCAGCGTCAACGGCAGCACCACCGCGATCAGCGTCACCAGCGCCATGATCCAGCCGAAGAACTGGCCCGGTGCCGGGGTGGCCACGCTGAGCAGGTGCATCAGCCCGGTGGCCAGCAACGCCACCACGGCCGCGGTGACCGCGTAGTAGGGCGTGCTCGCGTTGCCCCAGATCCCCTCGCCCTCCGGCGCGAGCACTTCGACCTCGAACAGGCCGCGCGCGATCAGCAGGCCGACGATCGCCAGCAGGGCGGCCACCACCGCGGTGGCGATGCCGCCGGCCCACAACCGGCCCGCGTCGACCCCTGGCCGGTCATCGCGCGCGTGCGGTGCGTTGTAGTCGGACATCGGGAGCTCCTCCGTAGTGAGTCACCGGCCACCTCCGATTCTCGCGCGATTCCGGCTTCCCCGCCGTCCGGGACGAGGGCCGCTCACCCGACGGTGGCGATATCTTGACGGTGGTTGGCGGTCACGCCACTGGTCGAACCGCGTCCGCTGATTAGGCTGGTTCCCATGGCGAAAGCAGCAGGTCCCAGCGTCGCGGTACTGGCGTACCAGGGCATGTCCGCGTTCGAGACCGGCATCGTGACCGAGGTGTTCGGGCTCGAATGGCGGGGTTTCGGGGTGCCCTGGTACCGGCTGAAGATCTGCGCCGAGCAGCCGGGCCCGGTGCGGATGATCGGCGGCGCCACCCTGGAAACCCCGTACGGCCTCGACGACTTCACCGACGCCGACACGCTGGTCGTGCCGAGCGTGGCCGATCCCGCCGCCGATCCGTCGCCCGAGCTGGTCGCCGCGCTGCGGCGGGCCTACCGCCGCGGCACGCGGATCGTGTCGATCTGCTCCGGTGCCTTCGCGCTGGCCGGGGCGGGCCTGCTGGACGGGCGGCGGGCGACCACGCACTGGCGTTACGCCGATCTGCTCGCCAGCCGGTTCCCCCAGGTCGAGGTGGACCCGAACCCGTTGTACGTGGAGGACAGCGGGGTGTTCACCAGCGCGGGCTGCGCGGCCGGCCTGGACCTGTGCCTGCACCTGGTCCGCGCCGACTTCGGGGCCGCGGTGGCGAACTCGGTGGCCAGGCACCTGGTCATCCCGCCGCACCGCGACGGCGGGCAGGCGCAGTACATCGAGGCGCCGATGGCCCCCGATCCGGACAACGACCACGTGGCGCGCAGCATGGCCTGGGCGCTGGAGCACCTGGCCGAGCCGATCACCGTGGCCAAGCTGGCCGAGATCGCCGCCATGTCCGCGCGCACCTACCTGCGGCACTTCCTGCGCGCCACCGGGACCAGCCCGATCCGCTGGCTGATCGCCCAGCGCGTGCAGGCCAGCCTGCCGCTGCTGGAGACCACCGACACCCCGATCGAGCGGATCGCCACCGCGGTCGGCTTCGACACCGCGGTGACCTTCCGGCACCACTTCGCCGCCGCGATGCGGATCGCGCCGTCGGCCTACCGCCGCACGTTCGGCGTCCGTGAGGAGATCAGCGCATGACCGTCGGCGTCCGGCAGGCAGCCGAGGCCGAACTCGGCGCGCTGGAACCGTTGTGGGTGGCGCTGACCGAGCACCACCGGTCGCTGGTCGGCGAAACCCTGCCGGTGCGCGGCAACATCACCTCCTGGTCGGTGCGCCGCGAGCAGTACCGGTCATGGCTGCGCGAGGACAGGGCGCTGATCTTCACCGCGCACCAAGGAGAACAGGACGCGCCGGCGGGGTACCTGTGCTGCCGGTTGCTGCCTTCGGGCGCCACCTTCGACTTCGGTGAACTGCGGGGCGAGGTCGATTCGCTGGTGGTCGATCCCGCGGTGCGCGGTGACGGCATCGGCACGGCGTTGCTGGAGGCCTGCCGCGCGGAGCTGAAGAACCGCGGGATCGAGTACTGGTCGATCGGCGTGCTGGCGGCGAACACCGGGGCGGCGAGCCTG
The genomic region above belongs to Amycolatopsis sp. YIM 10 and contains:
- a CDS encoding LysR substrate-binding domain-containing protein → MELRQLRYFVTVAEAGGFGRAAERLHIVQSAVSQQIGRLERELGVRLFDRSARRLTEGGERLLPEALAVLSAADRVRSVAAEVADGGVVRLGTVHGPGDRIYRVLGELADLAPELRVRLKRLAPAERLAAVRSGELDAALVRALPAARRLELLPVWHDPLLVALPAAHPLAAKSLLSLEDLADLPVRLAPRADNPPFHDLIRDACATAGIDPPEGPPFTSLAETMAEIAAGPPSWTVFYEGTGLPSVPGVVVRPLSGQVLTTSLAVPPGPPGPALRHLLTALERTAGAVAAG
- a CDS encoding cupin domain-containing protein, which encodes MTKHIIHAATAELVTTPGGAFHLLADAAHTGGALGANRLVLGVGAAGAKTHYHAKSTELFYVLDGVAEFVLGDEHATVSGGDLVIVPPGLPHAFGAAPGHPADLLVVLTPGVDRFGYFRHLGRIQRGEAEFTELHAEDYDVHFVLDQRS
- a CDS encoding DUF6069 family protein encodes the protein MSDYNAPHARDDRPGVDAGRLWAGGIATAVVAALLAIVGLLIARGLFEVEVLAPEGEGIWGNASTPYYAVTAAVVALLATGLMHLLSVATPAPGQFFGWIMALVTLIAVVLPLTLTVDLGAKVATALINLVLGLVIGVIVHNMAVNARTLHRRKRATDPQAPTRQWNQPPPTTYYDR
- a CDS encoding helix-turn-helix domain-containing protein, which produces MAKAAGPSVAVLAYQGMSAFETGIVTEVFGLEWRGFGVPWYRLKICAEQPGPVRMIGGATLETPYGLDDFTDADTLVVPSVADPAADPSPELVAALRRAYRRGTRIVSICSGAFALAGAGLLDGRRATTHWRYADLLASRFPQVEVDPNPLYVEDSGVFTSAGCAAGLDLCLHLVRADFGAAVANSVARHLVIPPHRDGGQAQYIEAPMAPDPDNDHVARSMAWALEHLAEPITVAKLAEIAAMSARTYLRHFLRATGTSPIRWLIAQRVQASLPLLETTDTPIERIATAVGFDTAVTFRHHFAAAMRIAPSAYRRTFGVREEISA
- a CDS encoding N-acetyltransferase; protein product: MTVGVRQAAEAELGALEPLWVALTEHHRSLVGETLPVRGNITSWSVRREQYRSWLREDRALIFTAHQGEQDAPAGYLCCRLLPSGATFDFGELRGEVDSLVVDPAVRGDGIGTALLEACRAELKNRGIEYWSIGVLAANTGAASLYERLGFRPWISDLLGRT